A window of Leptospira hartskeerlii contains these coding sequences:
- a CDS encoding YbhB/YbcL family Raf kinase inhibitor-like protein — MKRFLSFQNGMLLCVLFFAGSAFAGDLKVTSSALKEGGTITNTHVFSGFGCSGENNSPDLQWSGVPKETKFFAVTAYDPDAPTGSGWWHWTVINIPATVTSLPAKAGNDKGPLPAGAVQGRTDFGKPGYGGPCPPKGDKPHRYIFKVFALKDKIDLDGEASGALVGFYINSLKLAEGKLTAKYGR; from the coding sequence ATGAAGAGATTTCTATCGTTTCAAAACGGTATGTTACTTTGTGTTTTATTCTTTGCTGGATCTGCGTTTGCCGGGGACCTAAAGGTCACCAGCTCCGCGCTTAAAGAAGGCGGAACAATCACCAATACTCATGTGTTTTCAGGATTTGGATGTTCCGGAGAAAATAACTCTCCCGACTTACAATGGTCAGGCGTTCCTAAAGAAACTAAATTTTTTGCCGTAACAGCATACGATCCGGATGCTCCCACCGGAAGCGGCTGGTGGCATTGGACTGTAATTAATATTCCAGCAACTGTCACAAGTCTTCCTGCTAAGGCTGGAAATGATAAGGGACCTCTTCCTGCAGGTGCTGTCCAAGGTAGAACTGATTTCGGTAAGCCTGGATACGGCGGTCCTTGCCCTCCTAAAGGAGATAAACCTCATCGTTATATCTTCAAGGTATTTGCTTTAAAGGATAAGATCGATTTGGATGGAGAAGCTTCTGGTGCGTTAGTCGGATTTTATATTAACTCACTAAAACTTGCGGAAGGAAAATTGACCGCGAAATACGGAAGATAA